A single window of Psychromonas ingrahamii 37 DNA harbors:
- a CDS encoding MarC family protein translates to MESPFPILSTAILLFFILDPIGNIPLLLSILKNVDKQRHTKIIIREMLIGLFILVTFLFFGKQFLSLFHLETEAITISGGIIFFVISLKMIFPSPNGESLFTTKDSDEPLIVPIAMPMIAGPAALATLLVLAKTNSEHTGELFLSLIIAWILTAVVLLFSPYLYKLLRTKGLSALEKLMGMLLLIMSVQMFIDGIRGLIPTFY, encoded by the coding sequence ATGGAAAGCCCATTCCCAATTCTCTCAACTGCGATCTTACTGTTTTTTATTTTAGATCCCATTGGCAATATCCCGTTATTATTAAGCATTCTAAAAAATGTAGATAAACAAAGACATACCAAAATAATTATCAGAGAAATGCTAATTGGTTTGTTTATTTTGGTGACTTTTCTGTTTTTTGGTAAACAATTTTTAAGCCTGTTTCATTTGGAAACCGAGGCTATTACTATTTCAGGCGGCATTATATTCTTTGTTATCTCATTAAAGATGATTTTCCCCTCTCCTAATGGAGAAAGTCTCTTTACCACAAAAGACTCCGATGAACCTTTAATTGTGCCCATTGCCATGCCTATGATTGCAGGCCCCGCAGCGCTTGCCACCTTGTTAGTTCTGGCCAAAACCAATAGCGAACATACAGGTGAATTATTCCTATCACTTATTATTGCCTGGATATTAACAGCAGTTGTATTATTGTTTTCGCCCTATTTATATAAGTTATTAAGAACAAAAGGGTTATCAGCATTAGAAAAATTGATGGGAATGTTACTGCTTATTATGTCAGTGCAGATGTTTATTGATGGCATTCGCGGGCTTATTCCGACTTTTTATTAA
- a CDS encoding acyl-CoA dehydrogenase family protein, protein MMHKVNNEPEEESVIDTSKMNAEKASTMRITEAAREAAADQKSFAGQLFMGSFQPDLLFPFPVQSLEDKIIGDHLVEKVCHFLKQNLDPEKVDATQTIPTDVIEGMAELGLFAMKVPKEYNGLGLSQVNYNRVMIAISSYCGSTAVLLSAHQSIGVPQPLKMFGTKAQKEKYLPLFREGKISAFALTEPEVGSDPGKMETTATLSDDGEHYLINGVKLWCTNGLIADVLVVMARTEDKIANNGEQIKQITAFIVEKEMPGIEIKHRCDFMGIRGIQNGVIKFTNVKVPLENIILGKGKGLKLALATLNTGRLTLPAAATGMSKYCLAVAREWGNERVQWGLPIGKHEAGSKKIAFIAASTFAMEAVTYLTSHMADDPKLDIRIEAAMAKLFCSELSWKVIDETMQFRGGRGYEKASSLKARGEKGYPIERMMRDTRINRIIEGTTDIMKLFLAREAMDPHLKVAAEILKKNVSMENKLHAGVKLAAFYGKWYPTQWLNSSLWASHTDLGELSKHFSYVETTSHKLARTIFHYMGLYQDRLERKQNILGILMEIGTELFAMATTCSYAKFKMDDDPSDTTPKYLADVFCLNAKRKISRLFDDLTDNDDEKENKLAKSVLKGDLKWLEKGIIWSED, encoded by the coding sequence ATGATGCATAAAGTAAATAATGAACCCGAAGAAGAGTCTGTGATAGATACCTCTAAAATGAATGCCGAGAAGGCCTCAACAATGAGGATAACCGAAGCTGCGCGAGAAGCGGCCGCGGATCAAAAAAGTTTCGCAGGGCAGCTTTTTATGGGCAGTTTCCAACCGGACTTATTATTCCCTTTTCCGGTCCAGAGTCTTGAAGATAAAATAATAGGTGATCATTTAGTTGAGAAAGTCTGCCATTTTCTTAAACAAAACCTGGATCCGGAAAAGGTAGATGCGACCCAAACTATTCCTACCGATGTGATTGAAGGGATGGCAGAACTAGGGCTTTTTGCCATGAAAGTACCTAAAGAATATAATGGATTAGGCCTTTCTCAAGTTAATTATAACCGTGTCATGATAGCCATCTCCTCTTATTGCGGCAGTACCGCAGTATTGCTCAGTGCTCATCAATCTATTGGTGTGCCGCAACCGTTAAAAATGTTTGGTACTAAAGCGCAAAAAGAAAAATACCTGCCTTTATTTAGAGAAGGAAAAATATCAGCTTTTGCCCTTACCGAACCCGAAGTAGGGTCTGATCCCGGTAAAATGGAAACCACTGCAACCCTTAGCGATGATGGTGAACATTATCTTATAAATGGTGTAAAACTCTGGTGTACCAACGGCTTGATTGCAGATGTATTGGTGGTGATGGCCCGGACCGAGGATAAAATAGCTAACAATGGCGAGCAAATAAAACAAATTACTGCTTTTATTGTTGAAAAGGAGATGCCAGGTATTGAAATAAAACATCGCTGCGACTTTATGGGGATAAGAGGGATTCAAAACGGTGTAATAAAATTTACTAATGTAAAAGTACCGCTAGAAAATATTATTTTAGGTAAAGGCAAAGGATTAAAGCTTGCATTGGCGACACTCAACACCGGGCGTTTAACCCTGCCTGCAGCCGCTACCGGTATGTCTAAGTATTGCTTAGCTGTCGCCCGGGAGTGGGGTAACGAAAGGGTGCAGTGGGGACTGCCGATTGGTAAACATGAGGCGGGATCTAAAAAAATAGCTTTTATTGCTGCCAGCACTTTTGCGATGGAGGCGGTTACTTATTTAACCTCGCATATGGCCGATGATCCTAAATTAGATATTAGAATTGAAGCTGCCATGGCTAAACTATTTTGCTCAGAACTTTCCTGGAAAGTGATCGATGAGACGATGCAGTTTAGAGGCGGACGAGGTTATGAGAAAGCTTCATCACTTAAGGCCAGAGGAGAAAAAGGCTATCCTATCGAAAGAATGATGCGCGATACACGTATTAACCGAATTATCGAAGGTACAACGGATATTATGAAGCTGTTTTTAGCGCGTGAAGCGATGGATCCGCATTTAAAAGTCGCCGCTGAAATATTAAAAAAGAATGTTTCCATGGAAAATAAACTCCATGCAGGCGTTAAACTTGCGGCTTTCTATGGCAAATGGTACCCCACTCAGTGGCTGAATTCTTCGCTTTGGGCTAGCCATACTGATCTAGGAGAATTGTCCAAACATTTCTCCTACGTAGAAACGACATCCCACAAACTTGCGCGCACGATTTTTCATTATATGGGGCTTTATCAGGACAGGTTAGAGCGTAAACAAAATATTCTCGGCATTTTAATGGAAATTGGTACTGAGCTGTTTGCTATGGCCACCACTTGCTCCTATGCAAAATTTAAAATGGATGACGATCCTAGCGACACGACACCTAAGTATTTAGCGGATGTTTTCTGCTTAAATGCAAAAAGAAAAATATCCCGCTTATTTGATGATTTAACTGATAATGATGATGAAAAAGAAAATAAATTAGCGAAAAGTGTCTTAAAAGGCGATCTAAAGTGGCTGGAAAAAGGCATTATTTGGTCTGAAGATTAA
- a CDS encoding HAD-IIB family hydrolase: protein MNKKMLIFTDLDGTLLDHYTYQTRAADCTIKNLKEKNIPIIPNTSKTLAEVLLIRADLKLETPFIIENGAAVYIPVNYFSIQPDGTQLENGFWVKSFCQKKDFWLSLLSAEARQFKTHFRGFSQMRAQQLADLTGLSITDAGLAKRRQFGEPVDWLGSQQSQDDFIKHMHLLGANVLEGGRFLHISGNCDKGQAQSWLAQQYKINQPERGLTVIALGDSDNDTAMLEAADIAVVVRSPVHAFPILQRENELYFSREYGPAGWAECLQKIIF, encoded by the coding sequence ATGAATAAAAAAATGCTCATATTTACAGATTTAGATGGCACATTACTTGACCATTACACTTATCAGACCCGAGCTGCAGATTGTACTATTAAAAATCTTAAAGAAAAGAATATCCCCATTATACCCAACACCAGCAAAACCCTTGCTGAAGTGCTACTAATTCGAGCAGATTTAAAACTTGAGACACCTTTTATTATTGAAAATGGTGCAGCTGTTTACATACCGGTTAACTATTTTAGCATACAACCCGATGGCACCCAGTTGGAAAATGGATTTTGGGTTAAATCATTTTGTCAAAAAAAGGATTTTTGGCTGTCTTTATTAAGCGCGGAAGCAAGGCAATTTAAGACTCATTTTCGTGGCTTTTCACAAATGAGAGCGCAGCAACTGGCTGATTTAACCGGGCTCAGTATAACGGATGCAGGATTAGCTAAACGGCGTCAATTTGGTGAGCCTGTTGACTGGTTAGGCAGTCAACAATCTCAAGATGATTTTATTAAACACATGCATCTGTTAGGTGCCAATGTGCTTGAAGGAGGACGATTTTTACATATCAGCGGAAATTGTGACAAAGGACAGGCACAATCCTGGTTGGCGCAGCAGTATAAAATTAATCAACCTGAACGGGGATTGACTGTTATTGCATTGGGCGATAGTGATAATGATACGGCAATGCTAGAAGCCGCTGATATTGCTGTTGTAGTGCGTTCTCCTGTACATGCTTTTCCAATCTTACAAAGAGAAAATGAACTTTATTTTAGTCGTGAATATGGGCCTGCCGGATGGGCGGAATGTTTACAAAAAATAATTTTTTAA
- a CDS encoding branched-chain amino acid aminotransferase produces MIIDIKPLELSKRGACPETYSFGADFSDHMFSQNFEQGSGWEKAEITPYHALTLDPSAAVFHYGQEIFEGLKAYRSFDGTINLFRPSENFKRFNRSAKRMAMPEIDGKFHLKALKALISLDHNWIPEQVGSSLYIRPTMIATGKKLGLGASDSYIHFIITGPAGSYFKGGFEPVSVYIADKYRRAVVGGVGEAKTGGNYAASLYVSEEVEKLGYSQVLWLDAVHGKYIEEVGAMNICFVYENKHIVTPALSGSILPGITRDSILKLAPALGFEVSEERLDIEQILADIKSGKITEAFGCGTAAVISPVGKLCWKGTDYIINNNKSGEISKQLYDELTGIQYGTRKDRFGWIEKVDPAVTVDV; encoded by the coding sequence ATGATAATTGATATTAAACCGCTTGAGCTTTCCAAGCGGGGGGCTTGTCCAGAAACTTACAGTTTTGGAGCTGATTTTTCTGACCATATGTTTAGCCAAAATTTTGAACAAGGCAGCGGTTGGGAGAAAGCTGAAATTACCCCTTATCATGCATTAACACTTGATCCTTCAGCGGCTGTATTTCATTACGGACAAGAAATATTTGAAGGTTTAAAGGCTTACCGTTCATTCGATGGAACGATTAATTTGTTTCGTCCTTCTGAAAATTTCAAACGTTTTAACCGTTCAGCTAAAAGAATGGCGATGCCCGAAATAGATGGAAAATTTCACCTGAAAGCACTTAAAGCGCTTATCTCGCTTGATCATAATTGGATTCCGGAGCAAGTGGGATCGTCTTTATATATCCGCCCGACAATGATTGCGACGGGTAAAAAGTTGGGTTTAGGGGCGAGTGATTCCTATATTCACTTTATTATCACGGGGCCAGCCGGATCTTACTTCAAGGGTGGTTTTGAGCCGGTATCGGTTTATATTGCCGATAAGTATCGCCGCGCAGTAGTGGGGGGAGTGGGTGAAGCTAAGACGGGCGGTAATTATGCCGCCAGCCTGTATGTCTCAGAAGAAGTTGAAAAACTGGGTTATTCTCAAGTACTTTGGTTAGATGCTGTACACGGCAAGTATATTGAAGAAGTGGGTGCAATGAATATCTGTTTTGTTTATGAAAATAAGCACATTGTAACACCAGCCTTAAGTGGCAGTATATTACCCGGTATTACTCGTGATTCTATTCTTAAACTGGCGCCGGCATTGGGATTTGAAGTCAGCGAAGAACGCTTAGATATTGAGCAGATATTAGCCGATATAAAAAGTGGTAAAATAACGGAAGCATTTGGCTGTGGTACTGCCGCTGTTATCTCTCCGGTTGGTAAACTATGCTGGAAAGGCACTGATTATATTATCAATAACAATAAATCGGGCGAGATTTCCAAGCAGTTATATGATGAGCTGACCGGTATTCAATACGGGACACGCAAAGACCGTTTTGGCTGGATAGAGAAGGTTGATCCAGCGGTTACGGTAGACGTTTAA
- a CDS encoding IS30 family transposase, which yields MKTYNQLTYEQRCQIYALKKTGLSQNKIAKQLSVSHSTISRELSRNTGKRGYRIQQAQISSDKRRLAACKAIKMTTSLIELIDSRIKEKWSPEQISGRLREQQSINISHETIYQHVWSDKKSGGNLFKKLRRKGKIYQTRNKDKQAGRGFIKNRISIDERPQVVDDKSRMGDWEIDLVIGKGHSGALVTIVERKTSFTVSTRVDDKSAKTVTAATIALLKPFEDSVITITADNGKEFAYHEEMTESLKCDVYFADPYCSWQRGLNENTNGLLRQYWPKSTDFKKVSQSEVQDVIVKLNDRPRKKINYKTPAKLMAEHRVAIAA from the coding sequence ATGAAAACATATAACCAACTGACCTACGAACAACGATGCCAGATTTATGCCTTAAAGAAAACAGGTTTGAGTCAAAATAAAATAGCAAAGCAACTAAGTGTTAGCCACTCAACGATTAGCAGGGAGTTGTCCCGTAATACAGGTAAGCGTGGTTATCGTATTCAGCAAGCTCAAATATCATCAGATAAGCGTCGATTAGCCGCTTGTAAAGCCATTAAAATGACAACAAGTCTCATTGAGTTAATTGACTCCAGAATTAAAGAAAAATGGAGTCCAGAGCAGATATCAGGCAGGCTTAGAGAGCAACAAAGCATCAATATTAGCCATGAAACCATTTATCAGCATGTTTGGTCAGATAAAAAAAGTGGCGGTAACTTATTCAAAAAATTACGTAGGAAAGGAAAAATTTACCAAACACGCAATAAAGATAAGCAAGCAGGTAGAGGGTTTATAAAGAACCGCATAAGTATTGATGAGCGCCCACAAGTTGTTGATGATAAAAGCAGAATGGGTGATTGGGAAATCGACCTGGTTATTGGCAAAGGACACAGTGGCGCGTTGGTCACTATTGTAGAGCGGAAAACTAGCTTTACGGTGTCGACACGTGTAGATGACAAATCAGCGAAAACAGTCACAGCAGCGACCATTGCTTTGTTAAAACCGTTTGAAGATTCCGTAATAACGATCACTGCGGATAATGGTAAAGAATTTGCTTATCATGAAGAAATGACTGAGAGTTTGAAATGTGATGTGTATTTTGCAGATCCTTATTGTTCGTGGCAACGAGGATTGAATGAAAACACCAATGGTCTATTACGACAATATTGGCCGAAATCAACAGACTTCAAAAAAGTATCGCAATCAGAAGTTCAAGATGTAATAGTCAAACTCAATGATAGACCAAGAAAAAAAATAAATTACAAAACGCCAGCCAAATTAATGGCTGAACATAGAGTGGCTATAGCCGCTTAG
- a CDS encoding protein-L-isoaspartate O-methyltransferase family protein, with protein sequence MVRDQIKRRGISSINVLNAMRSVPRHLYVPQKFLNEAYSDYPLPIGLNQTISQLYIVAGQICCHNGKSCKEQRFDPTLRTFPPPIKLILNHPGWLIKSRNKPANAINKHLH encoded by the coding sequence ATGGTTAGAGATCAGATTAAAAGACGTGGTATTAGCAGTATTAACGTCTTAAATGCAATGAGATCTGTCCCGCGGCATCTGTATGTGCCGCAAAAATTTTTAAATGAAGCCTACTCTGACTATCCGCTGCCAATTGGATTAAATCAAACTATTTCCCAGCTCTATATCGTCGCTGGTCAGATTTGTTGCCATAACGGGAAAAGTTGCAAAGAGCAACGGTTTGATCCGACCCTAAGAACATTCCCTCCACCGATTAAGCTGATTTTGAATCATCCCGGCTGGTTAATAAAAAGTCGGAATAAGCCCGCGAATGCCATCAATAAACATCTGCACTGA
- a CDS encoding glycosyltransferase family protein, with protein MADFYQNGIVTTLHSLSQRSNEDLEAELLKFSAIRPMGLILPSLYSELEGKALPAIIKHLSKTKYLSEIVIGLDQADEAQYRQALKFFSKLPQQHSVLWNDGPRLQALDAKLQKLGVAPKELGKGRNVWYCMGYTLATGRSESVALHDCDILTYDRKLLARLLYPVANPQFNYEFCKGFYARVAGGKINGRVSRLLVTPLVKALKKTVGHHDYLEFIDSFLYPLAGEFSFRRDVLNDLRIPSDWGLEIGVLSEMHRNYASNRICQVDIATTYDHKHQDLSLENSEAGLSKMSVDITKAFFRKLATQGEIFSTENIRTLKATYYRIALDYVEMYHNDALMNGLTVDIHNEEKAVEMFSENIMTAGQQFLDKPMDTPFIPSWNRVVSAMPDVLEQLKEAVELDKIEFSNN; from the coding sequence ATGGCTGATTTTTATCAAAACGGTATTGTTACTACCCTGCATAGTTTGTCGCAGCGAAGTAATGAGGATCTTGAAGCAGAATTATTGAAATTTTCAGCTATACGACCGATGGGGCTGATCTTACCCTCTTTATATTCCGAGTTAGAGGGAAAGGCGTTACCCGCTATCATTAAACATTTAAGTAAAACAAAATATTTATCAGAAATTGTGATCGGTTTAGACCAAGCTGATGAAGCACAATATCGCCAGGCTTTGAAGTTTTTCAGCAAATTACCCCAGCAGCACAGCGTATTATGGAATGACGGCCCGAGATTACAGGCATTAGATGCAAAACTGCAGAAATTGGGCGTTGCGCCAAAAGAGTTAGGAAAAGGGCGTAATGTTTGGTATTGCATGGGGTATACATTAGCGACAGGTAGAAGTGAATCCGTGGCATTACATGATTGTGATATTTTAACCTATGACAGAAAACTTCTGGCGCGATTACTTTATCCTGTTGCCAATCCGCAATTTAATTATGAATTCTGTAAAGGTTTTTATGCGCGTGTCGCGGGTGGCAAAATTAACGGACGAGTTTCGCGGTTACTGGTCACTCCTTTGGTTAAAGCCCTCAAAAAAACGGTCGGGCACCACGATTATTTAGAGTTTATTGATAGTTTTCTTTATCCGCTTGCCGGTGAGTTTTCATTCCGTCGTGATGTATTAAATGATTTGCGTATTCCAAGTGATTGGGGATTAGAAATTGGCGTACTATCAGAAATGCATCGTAATTACGCCAGCAACCGAATCTGTCAGGTAGATATTGCAACGACCTATGATCACAAGCATCAAGATCTGTCTCTTGAAAATAGTGAAGCCGGATTATCAAAAATGTCCGTTGATATTACTAAAGCATTTTTTCGCAAACTGGCAACCCAAGGGGAAATTTTTAGTACTGAGAATATCCGTACTCTTAAAGCCACCTATTATCGGATCGCACTCGATTATGTGGAGATGTATCATAATGATGCTCTGATGAATGGTTTGACCGTGGATATACATAATGAAGAGAAAGCGGTGGAAATGTTTTCTGAAAATATTATGACAGCAGGACAGCAATTTTTAGATAAGCCAATGGATACACCTTTTATCCCTTCATGGAACAGAGTCGTCAGTGCAATGCCCGATGTGTTAGAGCAACTTAAAGAGGCGGTGGAGTTAGATAAAATTGAATTTAGTAATAATTAA
- a CDS encoding sugar phosphorylase — translation MSDFKRKAKSLKNCQKKLNQQLESIYQDIDLDVTFEELSEKLIFLMRLDKTCHAPVAAQNKWSEQDVILITYADSLLEADKKPLVTLHHFIDKYLGKSINSVHILPFFPYSSDDGFSVIDYSSVNESFGDWKDIQAIAKDRRLMSDLVINHCSSRSAWFQNFIKGEGVGHDFFYTASPDDDLSKVVRPRTSALLNEIQTGKGLQHVWCTFSHDQVDFDFRNPVVLENFVTIIRQYLDMGVRIFRLDAVAFLWKKAASECINLPETHTIIRLLRTLIEHAQPDAIIITETNIPNVQNLTYFGNANEAHAIYNFALPPLLVHTLVSGDCKHLKRWLMSMPPAQNGTCYFNFIASHDGIGLRPVEGLLSDQELNRLAVTLEGFGGKTSWRTTDQGQQKPYEINIALYDALQGTTEGEDKLGFYRFICAHSIMLGLEGIPGIYIHSLLGTRNDYEKLENTQHNRAINRHRWDYNTLKEKLSGHPDHHKNVLSELKHLINIRIKQKAFHPNATQFTLHLREQLFGFWRQSQDRAQSIFCISNVSKNTLDLSLSELNLIITESWYELITGAKIAPGQETVSLLPYQTLWISNLDMDI, via the coding sequence ATGTCTGATTTTAAGCGCAAAGCAAAATCATTAAAAAATTGTCAAAAGAAATTAAATCAACAGCTGGAAAGTATCTATCAGGATATTGATTTAGATGTTACTTTTGAGGAATTAAGTGAAAAATTAATATTTTTAATGCGTTTAGATAAGACCTGCCATGCACCTGTTGCAGCTCAAAATAAGTGGTCAGAGCAGGATGTTATTCTGATCACCTATGCAGACAGTCTGCTAGAAGCGGATAAAAAACCCTTGGTGACACTGCATCACTTTATTGATAAATACTTAGGTAAAAGTATCAACAGTGTGCATATCTTACCTTTTTTTCCCTATAGCTCTGATGATGGTTTTTCAGTCATTGATTATTCAAGTGTGAATGAATCATTTGGTGACTGGAAAGATATTCAAGCAATCGCCAAAGATAGGCGCTTGATGTCAGACCTGGTGATTAACCATTGCTCTAGCCGCAGTGCCTGGTTTCAAAATTTTATTAAAGGGGAGGGTGTCGGGCATGACTTTTTCTACACAGCAAGCCCTGATGATGATCTTTCCAAGGTGGTACGTCCCAGAACGTCAGCGTTATTAAACGAAATTCAAACGGGGAAAGGTCTGCAGCATGTTTGGTGTACTTTTAGTCATGATCAGGTTGATTTTGATTTTAGGAATCCCGTGGTGCTGGAAAACTTTGTGACTATTATTCGCCAGTATCTGGATATGGGCGTCAGAATTTTCCGTTTAGATGCTGTGGCATTTTTGTGGAAAAAAGCCGCAAGCGAGTGCATTAATTTACCTGAAACTCATACTATTATCCGCTTGCTTCGAACCTTAATTGAGCATGCACAACCCGATGCGATTATTATTACTGAAACTAATATCCCTAATGTACAAAATTTAACCTATTTTGGTAATGCCAATGAAGCGCATGCCATTTATAATTTTGCATTACCGCCTTTATTAGTTCATACCCTAGTCAGTGGTGATTGTAAGCATCTTAAGCGCTGGTTGATGAGTATGCCTCCCGCACAAAATGGCACCTGCTATTTCAATTTTATCGCTTCCCATGACGGCATCGGTTTGCGTCCTGTGGAGGGGTTATTAAGTGATCAGGAACTAAACAGACTAGCGGTGACATTGGAAGGCTTTGGCGGGAAAACCTCCTGGCGTACTACGGATCAAGGCCAGCAAAAACCCTATGAAATTAATATCGCCTTATACGATGCACTGCAAGGCACCACTGAAGGTGAAGACAAACTGGGCTTTTACCGGTTTATTTGTGCTCATAGCATCATGCTTGGTCTGGAAGGTATACCCGGGATATACATACATAGCCTGTTAGGCACCCGAAACGACTATGAGAAATTAGAAAATACACAGCATAATAGAGCCATTAATCGTCATCGTTGGGACTATAATACCTTAAAAGAAAAGTTATCTGGACATCCTGATCACCACAAAAATGTTTTATCTGAGTTGAAGCACTTAATTAATATTCGTATAAAACAAAAGGCATTTCATCCTAACGCAACACAATTTACACTGCATTTAAGAGAGCAATTATTTGGTTTTTGGCGACAAAGCCAAGATAGAGCACAGAGTATTTTTTGTATTAGCAATGTCAGTAAAAATACGCTGGATCTATCTCTCAGTGAATTGAACTTAATTATTACTGAAAGCTGGTATGAGTTAATCACGGGGGCTAAAATTGCACCTGGGCAAGAAACGGTTAGTTTATTGCCTTATCAAACGCTATGGATAAGCAACCTTGATATGGATATTTGA